From a single Rhodococcus qingshengii JCM 15477 genomic region:
- a CDS encoding IclR family transcriptional regulator, with protein sequence MTGSANLDTVLGKAVTILRAFRADDHVLPLATLVQRTGLHKATVHRLANELVANRLLDRIDGGYRLSGGLFELGMLASLERSLLEMAMPFLQDLYERTHETVHLGVRDGHDVVYVAKIGGHRQANSPSRTGGRIPLYCTAIGKALLAFSDNEFRREVLSEPMTRRTPHTIVAPGILNTQLNRVVETGIAFEREESAPGLACVAAPVFGTNDKPVAAISVTGPTSRFVPESQVSYVRAAAEGLHSTIARRERLR encoded by the coding sequence GTGACTGGCAGCGCAAACCTCGACACCGTGCTCGGCAAGGCGGTGACGATCCTGCGCGCCTTCCGGGCCGACGACCACGTGTTGCCTCTGGCCACCCTGGTCCAGCGGACGGGCCTGCACAAGGCGACGGTGCACCGCCTGGCCAACGAACTGGTCGCGAACCGGCTACTCGACCGTATCGACGGTGGCTACCGGCTCAGCGGCGGCCTCTTCGAACTCGGCATGCTCGCCTCTCTCGAACGTAGCCTCCTGGAGATGGCGATGCCGTTCCTCCAGGACCTGTACGAGCGGACCCACGAGACAGTCCACCTGGGGGTCCGTGACGGCCACGACGTCGTATACGTCGCGAAGATCGGCGGACACCGGCAAGCCAACTCGCCGTCCCGGACCGGTGGCCGGATACCGCTGTATTGCACCGCAATCGGCAAGGCGCTCCTGGCATTCTCCGACAACGAGTTTCGCCGCGAGGTGCTGTCGGAGCCGATGACGCGCCGAACCCCGCACACAATTGTTGCGCCCGGCATTCTCAACACCCAACTGAACCGAGTGGTCGAGACCGGTATTGCGTTCGAGCGCGAGGAATCAGCGCCGGGTCTCGCATGCGTTGCGGCGCCGGTATTCGGAACCAATGACAAACCCGTCGCGGCCATCAGTGTCACCGGTCCCACCAGTCGCTTCGTCCCCGAGAGCCAGGTGTCCTACGTGCGCGCTGCTGCCGAAGGCCTACACAGCACGATCGCTCGCCGCGAACGATTGCGGTGA
- a CDS encoding 2-keto-4-pentenoate hydratase: MSQPTNTSTASETDIAAAADRLAAAIASGTPCAPVRDLIGADDLVAAYAVQRRVDEIRRQAGAVVVGRKIGLTSVAVQQQLGVDQPDLGVLYADMEFPADGAIPMSRLIQPKVEAEVAFVLGADLVDGPLDSAQVRGAIDYAVAAIEICDSRIESWDIKFGDTVADNASSGVYVLGTERRTLDEVEPAGVVMSMSVDGTEVSTGVGTACLGDPIEAVVWLARTARELGQPLTAGQVILSGALGPMAPVTAGNVVTVTVSGLGSVTTSFSSEEDNA; encoded by the coding sequence ATGAGCCAGCCCACGAATACCAGTACAGCTAGCGAGACCGACATCGCAGCTGCTGCGGACCGCCTCGCAGCCGCCATCGCGAGCGGCACTCCCTGCGCGCCCGTGCGCGATCTGATCGGCGCCGACGACCTCGTCGCCGCCTACGCCGTCCAGCGCCGCGTCGACGAAATCCGTCGGCAGGCAGGGGCCGTGGTCGTAGGCCGCAAGATCGGCCTGACCTCGGTGGCAGTCCAGCAGCAGCTCGGTGTCGACCAGCCCGACCTCGGCGTGCTGTACGCCGACATGGAGTTCCCCGCCGACGGCGCCATCCCCATGAGCCGTTTGATCCAGCCCAAGGTCGAAGCGGAAGTTGCCTTCGTGCTCGGTGCCGACCTCGTGGACGGACCGCTGGACAGTGCGCAGGTGCGCGGTGCGATCGACTACGCCGTCGCCGCGATCGAGATCTGCGACAGCCGCATCGAGTCGTGGGACATCAAGTTCGGTGACACCGTCGCCGACAATGCGTCCTCGGGCGTGTACGTCCTGGGAACCGAACGACGCACCCTCGACGAGGTGGAACCCGCCGGCGTCGTCATGTCGATGTCCGTCGACGGCACCGAGGTGTCCACCGGCGTCGGAACCGCCTGCCTGGGCGATCCGATCGAAGCCGTCGTCTGGCTCGCCCGCACTGCACGTGAGTTGGGGCAGCCGCTGACCGCAGGGCAGGTGATCCTGTCCGGCGCTCTTGGCCCCATGGCACCGGTCACCGCAGGCAACGTAGTCACCGTGACCGTCTCCGGGCTCGGTTCCGTCACCACCAGTTTCTCCAGCGAAGAGGACAACGCATGA
- a CDS encoding acetaldehyde dehydrogenase (acetylating) produces the protein MSKVKVAIIGSGNIGTDLMIKVLRNSDHLEMGAMVGIDPASDGLARAARLNVPITAEGVEGLVGLPNFDEIEIVFDATSAKAHVANNARLAPLGKRMIDLTPAAIGPYVVPAVNADEHLDAPNVNMVTCGGQATIPMVAAVSRVVPVAYAEIVASIASKSAGPGTRANIDEFTETTSEAIVAVGGARRGKAIIILNPAEPPLIMRDTVFCLVDAPDPAVHDEIRQSIEKMVGDVSAYVPGYRLKQEVQITEIPADQPVETLLVDGNRPTHQVSVFLEVEGAAHYLPAYAGNLDIMTSAGMQIAERIAQQKEATK, from the coding sequence ATGAGCAAGGTCAAGGTCGCGATCATCGGATCGGGCAACATCGGCACGGATCTGATGATCAAGGTGCTGCGCAACTCCGACCATCTGGAGATGGGCGCGATGGTCGGTATCGACCCCGCGTCCGACGGCCTCGCTCGCGCCGCGCGTCTGAACGTGCCAATCACGGCAGAAGGCGTCGAAGGCCTTGTCGGTCTGCCGAACTTCGACGAGATCGAGATCGTCTTCGACGCCACCTCGGCAAAAGCTCACGTGGCCAACAACGCGCGGCTGGCTCCCCTCGGCAAGCGCATGATCGACCTGACGCCTGCCGCGATCGGACCGTACGTCGTACCGGCTGTCAACGCGGACGAGCACTTGGACGCACCCAACGTCAACATGGTGACGTGTGGCGGCCAGGCCACCATCCCGATGGTTGCCGCTGTTTCTCGGGTCGTCCCGGTGGCGTATGCGGAGATCGTCGCGTCCATCGCCTCCAAGTCGGCCGGTCCCGGAACGCGCGCCAACATCGACGAGTTCACCGAGACCACGTCCGAGGCGATCGTGGCAGTCGGCGGCGCTCGTCGCGGCAAGGCCATCATCATCCTCAACCCCGCTGAGCCGCCGCTCATCATGCGCGACACGGTCTTCTGCCTCGTCGACGCACCGGACCCGGCTGTTCACGACGAGATCCGTCAGTCGATCGAGAAGATGGTCGGCGACGTCTCCGCGTATGTCCCCGGCTACCGGCTCAAGCAGGAAGTCCAGATCACCGAGATCCCGGCCGACCAGCCCGTCGAGACGTTGCTCGTCGACGGCAATCGCCCCACCCACCAGGTGTCGGTGTTCCTCGAGGTCGAGGGCGCGGCACACTACCTGCCTGCGTACGCCGGCAATCTCGACATCATGACGTCCGCCGGAATGCAGATCGCGGAGCGCATCGCCCAGCAGAAGGAAGCAACCAAGTGA